Proteins encoded within one genomic window of bacterium:
- a CDS encoding ribbon-helix-helix protein, CopG family, translating to MKTTLIIDDRVMRKLKQEAAARRQTVSALVEAALRQYLAVKAAPRELPALPSADLGAPLVDVADRDALYQALEGR from the coding sequence ATGAAGACGACGCTGATCATCGACGATCGGGTGATGCGGAAGTTGAAGCAGGAGGCGGCGGCGCGGCGACAGACGGTGTCGGCGTTGGTGGAGGCGGCGCTGCGGCAGTACCTGGCGGTCAAGGCCGCGCCGCGCGAGTTGCCGGCGCTGCCGAGCGCCGATCTCGGCGCTCCGCTGGTCGACGTCGCCGATCGCGACGCCCTGTATCAGGCCCTGGAGGGGCGCTGA
- a CDS encoding cold-shock protein, giving the protein MAQGTVKWFNAAKGFGFISRDDGDDVFVHHTAIVGDGYRSLDEGQKVSFDVTQGKKGPQAANVVKL; this is encoded by the coding sequence ATGGCTCAGGGAACTGTGAAGTGGTTCAACGCTGCCAAGGGCTTCGGCTTCATCAGCCGCGATGATGGCGACGACGTGTTCGTCCATCACACCGCGATCGTTGGTGATGGCTACCGCAGCCTGGACGAAGGCCAGAAGGTCTCGTTCGACGTGACCCAAGGCAAGAAGGGTCCGCAGGCAGCCAACGTCGTCAAGCTGTGA